In the Candidatus Binatia bacterium genome, CTCGTTTGATCACTCCGGAAAGCTGCTGAGCCCACAGCCGGGCCAGCCTGCGCCCGTGCTCAGATGCCGCTGCCTGATCTCGTCGCACAAGTTCTGCGTATACGATATCTGTGTCATCCACCGGCACGGTCATCTCCGACTGTCAACGTCGTGGCGCTCAGGCGCGGCGTGCTCTTCGCCGCCGCCTGGAGCGGATGGTTGGGCAGCTGAGCGCCGCCGCGCAACACCTATGTCTGCTGTAATTAATCGCCACCACTGCGCCGCGGTGAGCAGCACGAGCGCGACTGTCGCGAAGACCAACGCCCATGTCGCGCGGGTCAGGCTTCGCGCGTGCTTATCTGACGCGCTTGCAGAATCCTGAAGCGCTCTTGCATGTTCCGCCATGGCATCGGCAATCGTCTTCGCCAGCAGAACTTCGCTTGCAATCCGGGTCTGGTTCATCTCCGCCGTAACGGCCGTGTTCGACGCGCCGATAAACTCTCTCAGGAAGCTGGCGTCGTGGAACCTGTTCAGTATTTCCTTTGGATCGGCGGGCATCAGCTCACCTTTCGTTGGACAGCGCACTCAGATTCATATCGAATGGAACCAGTCCTCGACGATTTCCACGTGCTCGACGAGGTTAGTCCGCACGCCGAGCTTCAGTTCCTTCAGCTTCTCGGCAAGGAGACGCCCGTCAATCAGGTCGATCGGAGGCGCACCGTCCCGAGTGGCCTCGCGTCGGGCTTCAAGCGTAAACCCCCCGGTGCTGATGAGCACCCCTTTGTCAGCTCGGCCGACCATTGCGCCTCGGAAATCTCGGACTACGTCCGGACCGATATTGCCCTTGTACCGCTTGCTCTGGAACAAGACATTGAAGCTAATCAGACCGCCCAGCCGAATCGTTCCGTGGCCATCGATACCGCCGTCACCGCTACGCTTCGTGACTTCAACTTCGATGAAACCCGATTCCCGAAGGATACGCTGGCATAAGCGCTCAAACGCGATCGGATC is a window encoding:
- a CDS encoding restriction endonuclease, which encodes DPIAFERLCQRILRESGFIEVEVTKRSGDGGIDGHGTIRLGGLISFNVLFQSKRYKGNIGPDVVRDFRGAMVGRADKGVLISTGGFTLEARREATRDGAPPIDLIDGRLLAEKLKELKLGVRTNLVEHVEIVEDWFHSI